The Anaplasmataceae bacterium AB001_6 genome has a segment encoding these proteins:
- a CDS encoding leucyl aminopeptidase — MSVEIPKISFDNSLSSIQNRQGVLVVPVYEGCEVSAKLENLDIMNGGMILNKLQNSSVFKGKKSDTMLMVLDGKDGNLMEIMFVGIGSQKKLDAVEEEKIGAILARAISNKKLDDASVLIPFVSVSSTCNLIQGMMLKSYVFDKYSTDEEIFKIRSINFIVDDPVNVEKTFARDFVPIIEAYYVAQDLIMMPGNELYPETFVNICKDLFKNINGKLKIEILDEKIMQKMGMNALLAVGQGSSKPSRLLVIRWHGKTSEEVFDVAFVGKGITFDSGGISIKPSNRMWEMKADMSGAAVLTGLMYTLAHRDAKANVMAVLALAENAVGGNAQRPGDIVQSMSGKTIEVLNTDAEGRLILADALWFAQSYKINTIVDIATLTGAICVALGNVHAGLFSNDAKTADNLLNASKETNERIWQLPMGKEHDGLLTSDCADIKNIETKRVAGGSIIAAKFLEFFIKEDIKWAHLDIAGVTDYHDEITPKKSYYAFGIKLLNKYVLNSFES, encoded by the coding sequence ATGTCTGTAGAAATACCTAAAATCAGCTTTGATAACTCTCTCAGCAGCATTCAAAATAGACAAGGGGTGCTTGTAGTTCCAGTCTATGAAGGTTGTGAAGTATCAGCTAAATTGGAAAATCTCGATATAATGAATGGTGGTATGATTTTAAATAAATTACAGAATAGTTCTGTATTTAAAGGTAAAAAATCTGACACTATGCTTATGGTTTTAGATGGCAAAGACGGCAATTTAATGGAAATAATGTTCGTTGGGATTGGATCGCAAAAAAAGCTTGATGCTGTAGAAGAAGAAAAAATAGGTGCTATATTGGCTCGTGCAATATCTAATAAAAAACTTGATGATGCATCAGTTTTGATCCCATTTGTTTCAGTCTCCAGCACTTGTAATTTAATTCAAGGGATGATGTTGAAAAGCTATGTTTTTGATAAATATAGTACTGATGAAGAAATTTTTAAAATACGTAGTATAAATTTTATTGTAGATGATCCCGTAAATGTAGAAAAAACTTTTGCAAGAGATTTTGTTCCTATTATTGAGGCTTACTATGTAGCACAAGACCTCATTATGATGCCTGGGAATGAATTGTATCCTGAAACTTTTGTGAATATTTGTAAAGATCTCTTCAAAAATATAAACGGTAAATTAAAGATAGAAATTCTTGATGAAAAAATCATGCAAAAAATGGGAATGAATGCATTATTGGCTGTTGGACAGGGAAGTTCAAAACCATCAAGATTACTTGTAATACGTTGGCATGGAAAAACTTCTGAAGAAGTTTTTGACGTTGCATTTGTTGGCAAAGGAATAACCTTTGACTCCGGCGGTATCTCAATAAAGCCATCTAATCGTATGTGGGAAATGAAAGCAGATATGTCGGGTGCTGCGGTTTTGACAGGTTTAATGTATACCTTAGCACATCGTGATGCCAAAGCAAATGTGATGGCAGTCTTAGCATTGGCAGAGAATGCTGTAGGAGGAAATGCACAACGACCAGGTGATATAGTACAGTCTATGTCAGGAAAGACTATAGAAGTCCTTAACACTGATGCTGAAGGTAGGCTAATTTTAGCTGATGCATTATGGTTTGCTCAGTCTTATAAAATAAATACAATAGTAGATATTGCCACTTTAACTGGTGCAATATGTGTCGCTTTAGGTAATGTGCATGCTGGATTATTTTCCAATGATGCAAAAACAGCTGACAATCTGCTCAACGCCAGCAAAGAAACTAATGAGCGAATTTGGCAATTGCCAATGGGTAAAGAGCACGATGGACTACTGACTTCCGATTGTGCAGATATTAAAAATATCGAAACTAAACGAGTAGCTGGAGGAAGCATCATAGCTGCAAAATTCTTAGAATTTTTTATTAAAGAAGATATCAAGTGGGCACATTTAGATATTGCTGGAGTAACTGATTACCATGATGAAATCACTCCGAAAAAATCCTATTATGCTTTTGGAATTAAGTTACTAAATAAATATGTACTGAATTCATTTGAATCGTGA
- the purN gene encoding phosphoribosylglycinamide formyltransferase — protein sequence MKKKVAVFISGTGSNLLSLLKSCRSNQFPAKIVLVVSNKSDAFGINYAKDFSVDTLILESLSMEVFEKKVQSVLDSNSIEIICLAGFMKILSADFVEKWKDKIINIHPSILPSFKGLNAQKQAHNYGVKVIGCTVHYVTANVDAGQIITQAITGTTSSESYEIKKKKILSLEHICYSKALKKVCLQEEDSMDNSVIIVK from the coding sequence GTGAAAAAAAAAGTTGCTGTTTTTATATCTGGCACTGGGTCTAATCTTTTATCTCTTTTAAAATCATGCAGAAGTAATCAATTTCCTGCAAAAATTGTGCTGGTAGTGTCGAATAAGAGTGATGCTTTCGGTATCAATTATGCTAAAGATTTTTCTGTAGATACCTTAATATTAGAGTCTTTGAGTATGGAAGTTTTCGAAAAAAAGGTGCAATCTGTCTTAGATTCTAACAGTATAGAAATTATTTGCTTGGCTGGATTCATGAAAATTTTATCAGCTGATTTTGTTGAGAAATGGAAAGATAAAATAATAAATATCCATCCTTCTATTTTGCCTTCTTTCAAAGGATTAAATGCCCAAAAACAGGCTCACAATTATGGAGTAAAGGTAATAGGATGCACAGTACATTATGTTACTGCTAATGTTGATGCAGGTCAAATAATTACACAAGCAATAACAGGAACTACCAGTAGCGAATCGTATGAAATAAAAAAGAAAAAAATATTATCTCTAGAACACATTTGTTATAGTAAAGCACTAAAAAAAGTATGTCTACAAGAAGAAGATAGTATGGATAATAGCGTGATAATAGTAAAATAA
- a CDS encoding Bax inhibitor-1/YccA family protein: protein MRYNIDNRTKDSTFDNTYNEGLRKYLVSLYKHMAMALSLTGLIAFLVSSSPAILSILYGTPLHWVIMFAPIVYVYFFSSRIHFMTVSNARLAFGIFAALMGLSLSWVFIAYTSTSIARVFFITSSMFGAMALYGNTTNKDLTAIGSFMLMGLIGLIVASLVNIFAQSSALQFAISVIGVVVFSALTAYDAQKIKSMYFQYGGGDSVTLDRVVILGALRLYFDFINLFISMLHLFGERR from the coding sequence ATGCGATATAATATAGATAATCGTACTAAAGATAGTACTTTTGATAATACATATAACGAAGGTTTGAGAAAATATCTTGTCTCTCTTTATAAGCATATGGCCATGGCTTTAAGTTTAACGGGCTTAATTGCTTTTCTAGTTTCGTCATCTCCTGCAATTCTTTCGATTCTTTATGGAACGCCTTTGCACTGGGTTATAATGTTTGCTCCTATTGTTTATGTATATTTTTTTAGCTCTAGGATTCATTTTATGACAGTTTCAAATGCTAGATTGGCTTTTGGAATTTTTGCTGCATTAATGGGATTATCATTATCCTGGGTATTTATTGCTTATACCAGTACAAGTATTGCACGGGTATTTTTTATTACTTCTTCAATGTTTGGTGCGATGGCTTTGTATGGAAACACAACTAACAAAGATTTAACAGCAATAGGCTCTTTCATGTTAATGGGCTTGATAGGCTTGATTGTTGCTTCTTTAGTGAATATTTTTGCGCAAAGTAGTGCTTTACAATTTGCAATATCTGTAATTGGAGTTGTTGTTTTTTCTGCTTTGACCGCATATGATGCGCAAAAAATAAAATCTATGTATTTCCAATATGGCGGTGGTGATTCAGTTACTTTGGATAGAGTTGTAATATTAGGAGCTCTTCGTCTATATTTTGATTTCATAAATTTATTTATCAGTATGTTGCATCTTTTTGGGGAACGTAGATAG
- a CDS encoding peptidoglycan DD-metalloendopeptidase family protein, translating to MHSSAIAENGVRLQEIEIKKGQNILGILKNHGISEKQSYEAIKSLTSNVDFKKIKSGQKIILMSKETDGIVSMKEISFVSIGENDETIKLINIPNTNKYEAFYINKVNSNKNLIKINLNVKNNIFTTLKEKGFNDAVINNVSKSVDRYINANRDIKSNSDIEMLLEGKIDKNGNVYDYGKIMYVGLKERKNLKISDDNDDYYLQMYNHDFQDGKSMLVSINKTNKSSTTPSSVRKKFISPLTNSVRISSKFGNRVDPVAGKVERLHAGIDLAVNSGTKVHATAEGVVDYVGWYGGYGKYVRIKHPGDYFTCYAHLNSFVRNLKIGQKVKQGQIIATSGNTGRTCGPHLHYEIRHKNRPLNPQNFTDFSSQTKKSGTAQSFDPMADMGITELRNFKQNIGMIREASAKALDITGDIL from the coding sequence ATGCACTCTAGTGCTATTGCTGAAAATGGAGTGAGATTGCAAGAGATAGAGATAAAAAAAGGTCAAAATATATTAGGTATTTTGAAAAATCACGGTATAAGTGAAAAGCAATCTTATGAAGCAATAAAATCCTTGACATCGAATGTCGATTTTAAAAAGATAAAATCTGGACAAAAAATAATACTTATGTCAAAAGAGACAGATGGAATTGTTTCCATGAAGGAAATATCGTTTGTTTCAATAGGAGAGAATGATGAAACTATTAAATTAATTAATATTCCTAATACGAATAAATATGAAGCATTTTATATTAATAAAGTAAATAGCAATAAAAATCTTATTAAAATTAATTTAAATGTAAAAAATAATATCTTTACCACTTTAAAAGAAAAAGGTTTTAATGATGCAGTGATCAATAATGTATCAAAATCTGTGGATCGATATATTAATGCTAATAGAGATATAAAGAGTAATTCAGATATTGAGATGCTTTTGGAGGGAAAGATCGATAAAAACGGCAACGTATATGATTATGGAAAAATTATGTATGTTGGATTGAAAGAGAGGAAAAACCTAAAAATTTCAGATGATAATGATGATTATTATCTACAGATGTATAATCATGATTTTCAAGATGGAAAAAGTATGTTAGTTAGTATAAATAAAACAAACAAATCTTCAACAACCCCTTCGTCTGTGAGGAAGAAATTTATTTCTCCTCTTACAAATTCTGTGAGAATTTCTTCTAAATTTGGAAATAGGGTAGATCCAGTTGCTGGAAAAGTAGAACGTTTGCATGCCGGAATTGATTTGGCAGTAAATAGTGGTACCAAAGTTCATGCAACTGCAGAAGGAGTGGTAGATTATGTTGGATGGTATGGTGGTTATGGCAAATATGTTAGGATAAAGCATCCTGGAGATTATTTTACTTGTTATGCTCACCTTAACTCTTTTGTGCGTAATTTAAAAATTGGACAAAAAGTTAAACAGGGACAAATAATAGCAACTTCTGGTAATACAGGACGAACCTGTGGACCTCATTTACACTATGAAATACGACATAAAAATAGACCTTTAAATCCTCAAAATTTCACAGATTTCTCTTCTCAGACAAAAAAATCTGGTACTGCTCAATCCTTTGATCCAATGGCCGATATGGGTATAACAGAACTTCGTAATTTCAAGCAGAATATAGGGATGATTAGGGAAGCAAGCGCAAAAGCATTAGATATTACAGGTGATATTTTATAA
- a CDS encoding ArgR family transcriptional regulator: MNKNKDINNHIFDLIRKCNIKEQSELQDYLEKRGYQIPQATLSRKLKKLNIVKISGRYSVISNIQNNLPLILSVNISDFGLMTLHTYPGNGNAIAAFLDKKYVSVSFEKETNYPILATIAGDDTILLVIKNKKSIKDVLRLLSEDFPYIKIPKFD, from the coding sequence ATGAATAAAAATAAAGATATAAATAATCATATTTTCGATCTTATACGAAAATGTAATATAAAAGAACAGAGTGAATTACAGGATTACCTTGAAAAAAGAGGCTATCAAATTCCTCAAGCTACTTTATCAAGAAAGCTTAAGAAATTAAATATTGTAAAAATTTCTGGAAGGTATAGTGTTATATCTAATATTCAAAATAATTTACCTTTAATCTTGAGTGTCAATATATCTGATTTTGGTTTAATGACATTACACACTTATCCAGGAAATGGCAATGCTATCGCTGCTTTTTTAGATAAAAAATATGTTTCTGTTTCTTTTGAAAAAGAAACAAATTATCCTATTTTAGCCACTATTGCAGGAGATGATACAATTCTATTGGTGATTAAAAATAAAAAATCTATTAAGGATGTTTTACGATTATTAAGTGAAGATTTTCCTTATATTAAAATACCAAAATTTGACTAA
- a CDS encoding amino acid ABC transporter substrate-binding protein — translation MFTIKDEKSMYQEDDKIVFATSSDYPPFEYRENDKLMGFDIELAKKIAEHLGKKAIFKDIPSFSNILAALQNGMVDAAIAAITVTEDRKMILDFSTPYYKDKLAIVFDKEKEFNESSSEYNLTNKKIACQLGTVMEIWLKNNTNKTDIITMDTTPQMIEALKYGKVDGVLIDHIQAHTFVERINKLDYRIIAEADNGYAIAFKKGSSLRPQIDEALIRLMETGELDKIKQKYLE, via the coding sequence TTGTTTACAATAAAGGATGAAAAATCCATGTATCAAGAAGACGATAAAATAGTGTTTGCAACTTCATCAGATTATCCACCTTTTGAATATAGAGAAAATGATAAATTAATGGGCTTTGATATTGAATTAGCAAAAAAAATAGCTGAGCATCTAGGAAAGAAGGCAATATTTAAAGATATCCCCTCTTTTAGTAATATATTAGCTGCTCTGCAAAATGGGATGGTAGATGCTGCAATTGCCGCAATAACGGTTACCGAAGATAGAAAAATGATTCTTGATTTCTCAACACCGTATTATAAAGACAAGCTAGCAATAGTTTTTGACAAAGAAAAAGAATTTAATGAATCATCTTCTGAATATAATCTAACGAATAAAAAGATTGCTTGTCAACTTGGCACAGTAATGGAAATTTGGCTCAAAAATAATACAAATAAAACAGATATCATAACGATGGATACAACTCCTCAGATGATAGAAGCACTGAAATATGGTAAAGTTGATGGCGTTTTAATAGATCATATACAAGCACATACATTTGTAGAGCGTATCAATAAACTAGACTACAGAATCATTGCAGAAGCTGATAACGGATATGCAATTGCTTTTAAAAAAGGCTCTTCTTTAAGGCCACAAATAGATGAAGCATTAATAAGATTAATGGAAACAGGGGAATTGGATAAAATAAAACAAAAATACTTGGAATAA
- a CDS encoding amino acid ABC transporter permease, which produces MEDLIYNITFIGKGIFITAQILFGGIIIGFILGLTMSIARYVGIAKFLTIQIISIIRGTPLILQLSLVYFTTPLLLGFSFNIVTTGIITFGINSSAYIAEIIRAGIESIPKGQFEAAQTLQIPNYYIWRDIILPQVARNIFPAMINEIVSLLKETALISTIGGMDIMRAAQTIAAAQFTYFAPLCIAGVYYYIIVLFIEYIGKKIEKKVQNVKN; this is translated from the coding sequence ATGGAAGACTTAATATATAACATTACCTTTATAGGAAAAGGAATATTTATAACTGCACAGATATTATTTGGAGGCATAATAATAGGCTTCATTCTTGGCCTTACAATGTCTATTGCAAGATATGTCGGGATAGCAAAATTCTTAACAATTCAGATAATATCTATAATAAGAGGCACTCCCTTGATATTACAGTTATCTCTAGTATATTTCACAACACCCTTATTGTTAGGTTTCAGTTTTAATATAGTGACAACTGGTATAATAACTTTTGGAATAAATAGCTCAGCATATATTGCAGAAATAATACGTGCTGGTATTGAAAGCATCCCTAAAGGACAATTTGAAGCGGCACAAACTCTCCAAATTCCAAATTATTACATTTGGAGAGATATAATCTTACCTCAAGTAGCTAGAAATATCTTTCCAGCGATGATAAATGAAATAGTATCTTTGTTAAAAGAAACTGCTCTAATTTCAACCATTGGCGGTATGGATATAATGCGTGCAGCACAAACAATTGCTGCAGCGCAATTTACCTATTTCGCTCCATTGTGCATAGCTGGTGTCTATTACTATATTATTGTTTTGTTCATTGAATATATAGGAAAAAAGATAGAAAAGAAGGTGCAAAATGTTAAAAATTAA
- a CDS encoding amino acid ABC transporter ATP-binding protein: MLKIKDAIKSYGDHHLLTGINLNIEENKIVGLAGPSGSGKSTLLRCIQGLDTLDNGSINCQKKTAFMFQDFQLFPHMSVMKNLIYAPSLKKIPDVKDKALLLLKKLGIEEKIECYPNQLSGGQKQRVALARSLIMQPSLLLCDEPTSGLDIVTIMDVIDLLKSVKDMKIGMILASHDLDFLTKISDRIILLKDGRISADIQPKKIDDPIKYLHQYY, from the coding sequence ATGTTAAAAATTAAAGATGCGATAAAATCTTACGGTGATCATCACTTATTAACCGGAATAAATTTAAATATCGAAGAAAATAAGATAGTAGGTTTAGCAGGTCCTTCTGGCAGTGGAAAATCTACTCTTCTACGATGTATCCAAGGCCTGGATACATTAGATAATGGTAGTATTAATTGTCAAAAAAAAACAGCTTTCATGTTTCAAGATTTTCAACTATTCCCACATATGAGCGTCATGAAAAATCTCATATACGCACCAAGTTTAAAGAAAATACCTGATGTAAAAGATAAAGCTCTTTTATTATTGAAAAAACTTGGAATTGAAGAAAAAATAGAATGCTACCCCAATCAACTATCTGGAGGTCAAAAACAAAGAGTGGCTCTTGCTCGCAGTTTAATAATGCAGCCCTCTTTACTTTTGTGTGATGAACCAACTTCAGGCCTAGATATTGTAACAATAATGGATGTAATTGATTTATTAAAATCCGTTAAAGATATGAAAATAGGAATGATACTTGCATCTCACGATTTAGATTTTTTAACAAAGATATCAGATAGAATAATTTTGTTAAAAGATGGTAGAATATCAGCAGATATACAACCTAAAAAAATTGATGATCCTATAAAATATCTGCACCAATATTACTGA
- the pheS gene encoding phenylalanine--tRNA ligase subunit alpha, whose translation MIDLSDIKNKDLLIVVDQFERDLSCAESDSALHKVQSKYTVGKNSVLATFFTKIVDVPLEERKMMGREINQVKIFIQNAISSKKASLSAFARNDSVLSDSVDVTLPSMFSNITSRHVLSRVIDDLIGLLANMGFKEAVGTDIDSEFYIFDALNTPVHHPARQMQDSFYMKDKRLLRTHTSSVQIHAMESQKKKLPLSIFSVGRVYRNDWDMTHTPMFHQLELLFVDKNITVANLRSTIIDFLSAFFEDNKIQFRFRPSFFPFTEPSMEVDVLHNNEWLEIMGCGMVNKKVFQAVGIDDSIYNGFAFGVGIERLAMLKYAIRDIRDFYSSNLGWLSQLQKIL comes from the coding sequence GTGATTGATCTTTCAGATATTAAAAATAAAGATCTATTGATTGTTGTTGATCAATTTGAGAGAGATTTATCTTGTGCTGAATCAGATTCTGCTTTGCATAAGGTGCAATCTAAATATACAGTTGGGAAAAATAGCGTTTTGGCTACTTTCTTTACGAAGATAGTGGATGTTCCTTTAGAGGAACGTAAAATGATGGGACGGGAGATTAATCAGGTAAAAATTTTTATTCAGAATGCTATTTCTTCTAAAAAAGCTTCTTTGAGTGCTTTTGCAAGAAATGATTCTGTGCTCAGTGATTCTGTGGATGTCACTTTACCCAGTATGTTTAGCAATATCACAAGCAGACATGTGTTGAGTAGGGTTATAGATGATTTAATAGGCCTTCTTGCTAATATGGGGTTCAAAGAGGCTGTTGGCACAGATATAGACTCTGAATTTTATATATTTGATGCTTTGAATACGCCTGTACATCATCCAGCACGTCAAATGCAGGATAGTTTCTATATGAAAGACAAAAGGCTGTTAAGGACACATACATCTTCTGTACAAATCCATGCTATGGAATCTCAAAAGAAGAAGTTACCACTTTCTATCTTCTCTGTTGGGAGAGTCTATCGTAATGATTGGGATATGACTCATACTCCTATGTTTCATCAGTTAGAACTGCTTTTTGTGGATAAAAACATAACGGTTGCCAATCTGCGTTCAACAATAATTGATTTCTTATCTGCATTTTTCGAAGATAATAAAATTCAATTTAGGTTTCGTCCTAGTTTTTTCCCTTTTACTGAACCTTCCATGGAAGTTGATGTACTTCATAACAATGAATGGCTTGAGATTATGGGTTGCGGTATGGTTAATAAAAAAGTCTTTCAGGCCGTTGGAATTGATGATAGCATCTATAATGGATTTGCTTTTGGAGTGGGTATTGAACGCTTAGCGATGTTAAAATATGCTATTCGAGATATAAGAGACTTTTATTCTTCAAACCTTGGTTGGCTTTCGCAATTGCAAAAAATTCTATAA
- the rplT gene encoding 50S ribosomal protein L20: MSRVKRGVQAKRRHKAVLRCAKGFRGRAKNCYTIAARRLDKARQYAYRDRRNRKRFFRSLWIQRINAAVRISGLTYSVFMNALKKMGIDLDRKVMADVAVRDSSGFTAIVKKVQAFLKKEQENQNKA, translated from the coding sequence ATGTCTAGGGTAAAAAGAGGAGTTCAAGCTAAAAGGAGACACAAAGCTGTTTTGCGTTGTGCTAAAGGTTTTAGAGGTAGAGCAAAAAATTGCTATACTATTGCTGCTCGTAGATTGGATAAAGCAAGACAATATGCTTATAGAGACAGAAGAAATAGAAAAAGATTTTTTCGTTCTTTGTGGATACAACGTATTAATGCTGCAGTCAGAATAAGTGGATTAACTTATTCAGTTTTTATGAATGCTCTTAAAAAAATGGGTATTGATTTAGATCGTAAAGTTATGGCTGATGTCGCAGTGCGTGATTCTTCAGGATTTACTGCTATCGTTAAGAAAGTTCAGGCTTTTCTAAAAAAAGAACAAGAAAATCAAAATAAAGCCTGA
- the rpmI gene encoding 50S ribosomal protein L35 produces MPKLKSHSGAKKRFKITKNGKGNKFIGTQSGKQHNMRKRSGRALRDQRGTALVGAYGSKILKKLLPK; encoded by the coding sequence ATGCCAAAATTAAAGAGTCATTCTGGGGCAAAAAAGAGATTTAAAATAACAAAAAATGGAAAAGGCAATAAATTTATTGGTACTCAATCTGGTAAGCAGCATAATATGCGTAAGCGTAGTGGTAGAGCATTAAGAGATCAAAGGGGTACAGCTTTGGTTGGGGCTTATGGTTCAAAAATTTTGAAAAAACTTTTGCCTAAATAA
- a CDS encoding DUF1013 domain-containing protein, whose protein sequence is MNTKNKNKSGTLIYPSAVAIWLVDNTSLTFNQIAQACGLHILEIQAMADGDIASGIVGFNPVTTSEITREEIERCEKDPNRIPQVTFISYKSFAKSNKKKAKSSYLPLARRRAKPDAIMWLLNKHPQLSVNCIVKLIGTTAKIVNSIKNASYWNIENIKPRDPVMLKLCSQEELDELILKVKISGESDEGYFSDIDTESGDLNADIDDLQLSKEEVK, encoded by the coding sequence ATGAATACTAAAAATAAAAATAAGAGCGGTACTCTTATTTATCCTAGTGCAGTTGCTATATGGTTAGTTGACAACACTTCTCTAACTTTTAACCAAATAGCTCAAGCTTGTGGTTTACACATATTGGAAATTCAAGCTATGGCAGATGGAGATATTGCATCTGGGATTGTTGGTTTCAATCCTGTTACAACTTCTGAAATAACTAGAGAAGAAATAGAAAGATGTGAGAAAGATCCTAACAGAATTCCTCAAGTTACTTTTATTTCTTATAAATCTTTTGCTAAGAGTAATAAAAAGAAAGCGAAATCTTCCTATTTACCTCTTGCCAGAAGAAGAGCAAAACCAGATGCAATAATGTGGCTGCTTAATAAACACCCGCAGTTAAGTGTTAATTGTATAGTTAAATTGATTGGTACAACTGCAAAAATAGTTAATTCCATCAAGAATGCTTCTTACTGGAATATTGAAAACATAAAACCTAGAGATCCGGTAATGTTAAAATTATGCTCTCAGGAAGAATTAGATGAACTTATCTTAAAAGTTAAAATTTCTGGTGAGAGTGATGAGGGCTATTTTTCTGATATAGACACTGAAAGTGGTGATTTAAATGCAGATATTGATGATTTACAACTGAGTAAAGAAGAAGTCAAATAG
- a CDS encoding CDP-diacylglycerol--serine O-phosphatidyltransferase, protein MQNNRNNRLIPVYKLFPNIVTIVSILLGLTAIKAMLSERWEFASILIFLATIFDALDGRIARILSVETSFGAHLDSLADFCNFGIVPALLMYLWKLNEIKIFGWTVTMLYVVSIVIRLARFNVSISANDTKIKEMNKNFFFGIPSPAAAILFIMPLLMSNDPCWLFISSWFYSKLGLIFYAILIACLSISKFATFSTKNMQIPENMIAIVQCFIGAYCILIFVRPWMFIPVSAILFLFSIPISHYIFLSRNSRKDSDL, encoded by the coding sequence GTGCAGAATAATAGAAATAACCGTCTAATTCCTGTTTATAAGTTATTTCCTAATATAGTGACTATAGTCAGTATATTGTTGGGTTTAACTGCAATAAAAGCAATGCTTTCAGAACGTTGGGAATTTGCATCCATTTTGATATTTTTAGCCACTATTTTTGATGCTCTAGATGGTAGAATTGCTAGAATACTAAGTGTTGAAACTTCTTTTGGAGCGCATCTTGATTCTTTAGCAGATTTCTGTAATTTTGGTATAGTGCCTGCTTTACTAATGTATCTCTGGAAATTAAACGAGATCAAGATATTTGGATGGACTGTAACGATGTTGTATGTAGTCAGTATTGTTATAAGACTTGCCAGATTTAATGTTTCTATTAGTGCTAATGATACAAAAATTAAAGAGATGAATAAAAATTTTTTTTTTGGTATCCCGTCTCCTGCAGCGGCTATTTTATTCATAATGCCTTTGCTTATGTCGAATGATCCGTGCTGGCTATTTATTTCATCTTGGTTTTATTCGAAATTAGGGCTTATTTTTTATGCGATTTTAATTGCATGTTTATCAATTAGTAAATTTGCTACTTTTTCTACAAAAAATATGCAAATTCCAGAGAATATGATTGCTATTGTGCAATGTTTTATTGGCGCTTATTGTATTTTGATATTTGTGAGGCCTTGGATGTTTATTCCAGTAAGTGCTATTTTATTTCTGTTTTCAATTCCAATATCTCACTATATATTTTTATCTCGCAACAGTAGAAAAGATAGCGATTTATAA